A single window of Ischnura elegans chromosome 8, ioIscEleg1.1, whole genome shotgun sequence DNA harbors:
- the LOC124163917 gene encoding dual specificity protein phosphatase 22-like, whose product MGNGMNKVLPGLYVGNYRDSKDAAQLDRYEITHIVAIHDAARRLHPDKHYLCVLASDSPEQNLSQFFPLCNDFIHAARLRGGNVLIHCLAGMSRSVTVAVAYIMSVTSLNWKEALKVVRVGRAVANPNLGFLKQLHEFEESRLADERRRLKERYPSVALVDSDEEQCQLLLVSYQSLILSRDICDGQCAYGQVCPTGLCRVSSKSRIFRRKGSQKGTSPPTSGRSSPRVLPPTPPARLRSCPSSASLPASLLADDSPGPHRSASRLSMLSDAGAGARPRTTPLMPHAASTWRVRERAGSAPVSPRASPPATPRHSWRLKKS is encoded by the exons GTTCTGCCGGGGCTGTATGTGGGGAACTACCGCGACTCCAAGGACGCGGCGCAGCTCGACAGATATGAGATCACGCACATCGTGGCCATCCACGACGCGGCGCGGCGCCTGCACCCG GACAAGCACTACCTGTGCGTGCTGGCGTCGGACTCTCCCGAGCAGAACCTCTCGCAGTTCTTCCCGCTGTGCAACGACTTCATCCACGCGGCGAGGCTGCGCGGTGGAAACGTCCTCATCCACTG CCTGGCGGGCATGTCGCGCAGCGTGACGGTGGCGGTGGCGTACATAATGAGCGTGACAAGTCTCAACTGGAAGGAAGCGCTCAAGGTGGTACGCGTGGGAAGAGCAGTGGCCAACCCGAACCTCGGATTCCTTAAGCAGCTACATGAGTTCGAGGAGTCGCGGCTCGCCGAC GAGCGCCGTCGCCTCAAAGAGCGATATCCGAGCGTAGCGCTTGTGGACTCCGACGAGGAGCAGTGTCAACTGTTGCTCGTCTCCTACCAAAGCCTGATCCTGTCACGTGACATCTGTGACGGGCAGTGCGCCTACGGGCAGGTGTGTCCCACCGGCCTCTGCCGCGTCTCCAGCAAGAG CCGCATATTCCGCCGCAAGGGCTCTCAAAAGGGTACGTCGCCGCCCACCTCCGGCCGCTCCTCCCCGCGCGTCCTCCCGCCAACGCCGCCCGCCCGCCTCCGCTCCTGCCCATCCTCCGCCTCCCTGCCCGCATCACTCCTCGCCGACGACTCTCCCGGACCCCACCGATCCGCATCCAGGCTCAGCATGCTGTCCGACGCGGGAGCGGGCGCCCGGCCGCGGACCACGCCGCTCATGCCGCACGCCGCATCCACGTGGAGGGTGCGGGAGCGGGCGGGCTCCGCGCCCGTCTCTCCGCGCGCCTCCCCGCCCGCCACGCCACGACACAGCTGGAGGCTCAAGAAGTCCTAG